A single window of Archangium gephyra DNA harbors:
- the hemN gene encoding oxygen-independent coproporphyrinogen III oxidase: MVSSPHIPTPSEELMRRYDVAGPRYTSYPTVPEWKQDFGTERYAERLDVAGSASAEEPLSLYVHLPFCRSLCWYCGCNVVISQDRGAADVYIDHVLLELEQVVARLGRRRKLSQVHWGGGTPTFLNERQLERLWSGITRHLSLVPDAEVAVEVHPVITTPGQLTLLRELGFNRVSMGLQDFDPKVQEVTNRHQPFAQTRSLLDHARNLGFSGVNFDLIYGLPYQNAESWARTLEQILELRPDRLAVYSFAFIPDVLKHQKRMPAEALPDARTKQGLFRAAWAAFVDAGYLPIGMDHFAVPEDELALAQQRRELGRNFQGYTVKAAQDVVALGSTGISDVGGAYAQNVRALPYYYERVREGRFATERGIQLTEDDRRRRAIITQLMCNFWVDLGEHGTSDFARELERLRPLEDDGLVRREGSQLEVTPLGRLFVRNVAMVFDAYLRQAERPRFSRTV; the protein is encoded by the coding sequence ATGGTCTCGTCCCCGCACATCCCCACTCCCTCCGAAGAGTTGATGCGGCGCTATGACGTCGCCGGCCCCCGCTACACCAGCTACCCCACCGTGCCCGAGTGGAAGCAGGACTTCGGCACCGAGCGCTATGCCGAGCGGCTCGACGTGGCGGGCAGCGCGAGCGCCGAGGAGCCCCTCTCCCTCTACGTCCACCTGCCGTTCTGCCGCAGCCTCTGCTGGTACTGCGGGTGCAACGTGGTCATCTCCCAGGACCGGGGCGCGGCGGACGTCTACATCGACCATGTCCTCCTGGAGCTGGAGCAGGTGGTGGCCCGGTTGGGACGCCGCCGCAAGTTGTCCCAGGTGCACTGGGGTGGGGGGACTCCCACCTTCCTGAACGAGCGGCAGTTGGAGCGCCTGTGGAGCGGTATCACCCGGCACCTCTCCCTGGTGCCGGACGCGGAGGTGGCCGTCGAGGTGCACCCGGTCATCACCACACCGGGACAGCTCACCCTGCTGCGCGAGCTCGGCTTCAACCGCGTCTCCATGGGGCTGCAGGACTTCGATCCGAAGGTGCAGGAGGTCACCAACCGCCACCAGCCCTTCGCCCAGACCCGCTCCCTGCTGGACCACGCCCGGAACCTGGGCTTCTCCGGCGTGAACTTCGATCTCATCTACGGGCTGCCGTACCAGAACGCGGAGAGCTGGGCGCGCACGCTCGAGCAGATATTGGAGCTGCGGCCGGACCGGCTCGCCGTGTACTCCTTCGCGTTCATCCCGGACGTGCTCAAGCACCAGAAGCGCATGCCGGCCGAGGCCCTGCCGGACGCACGCACCAAGCAGGGATTGTTCCGCGCCGCCTGGGCCGCCTTCGTGGACGCGGGCTACCTGCCCATCGGCATGGACCACTTCGCCGTCCCCGAGGACGAGCTGGCCCTTGCCCAGCAGCGGCGTGAGCTGGGGCGCAACTTCCAGGGCTACACGGTGAAGGCGGCGCAGGACGTGGTGGCGCTCGGCTCCACTGGCATCAGTGACGTGGGCGGTGCCTACGCGCAGAACGTCCGCGCCCTGCCGTACTACTACGAGCGCGTGCGCGAGGGCCGCTTCGCCACCGAGCGTGGCATCCAGCTCACCGAGGACGACCGGCGCCGCCGCGCCATCATCACCCAGCTCATGTGCAACTTCTGGGTGGACCTGGGTGAGCACGGCACGAGCGACTTCGCGCGGGAGCTGGAGCGGCTGCGGCCGCTGGAAGACGATGGGCTGGTCCGGCGGGAGGGGAGCCAGCTCGAGGTAACCCCCTTGGGGCGGCTGTTCGTGCGCAACGTGGCGATGGTGTTCGACGCCTACCTGCGCCAGGCCGAGCGGCCCCGTTTCTCCCGGACGGTCTGA
- a CDS encoding response regulator, whose product MSTSNAVRRILVVDGEPVAMGALCDLLSMDGYATVGLCEPDEALQRLRSELFDAVITDVVLPGGHGLDVVRTARELRPGSPVLVVTGQVNSLASEAARALGVRRVLGKPLRYETLISVLRDSMQGR is encoded by the coding sequence ATGAGCACCTCGAATGCCGTGAGGCGCATCCTGGTGGTGGACGGCGAGCCCGTGGCCATGGGCGCGCTGTGTGATCTCCTGTCCATGGACGGCTACGCCACGGTGGGCCTGTGCGAGCCGGACGAGGCCCTCCAGCGCCTGCGCAGCGAGCTCTTCGACGCCGTCATCACGGATGTGGTGCTGCCCGGAGGGCATGGGTTGGACGTGGTGCGCACGGCCCGGGAGCTCCGGCCAGGCTCGCCAGTGCTGGTGGTGACGGGGCAGGTGAACTCGCTGGCGTCCGAGGCCGCCCGAGCCCTGGGCGTCCGGCGCGTGCTCGGCAAGCCCCTGCGCTACGAGACGCTCATCTCCGTGCTGCGCGACTCCATGCAGGGCCGCTGA
- a CDS encoding hemerythrin domain-containing protein — MDAIDILVNEHRHIERVMDVLERAVEYGRGGGDVSPVLFERAAHFLVTFVDGSHDAKEGEVFQALTSRGLPPGEGVLAALSGQHALGRELAAELRAAVRAVTEGILVPEELYAIAERYVRLHRGHTEAEEVRFFPLVRRLLPADVMERVRAKFARIEAAHGPLADAADALELAFPLPVPTGRRPGHVRPPPWVGR, encoded by the coding sequence ATGGATGCCATCGATATCCTCGTGAATGAGCACCGCCACATCGAGCGCGTCATGGACGTGCTCGAGCGGGCCGTGGAGTACGGACGCGGAGGTGGAGATGTGTCGCCGGTGCTCTTCGAGCGCGCCGCGCACTTCCTCGTCACCTTCGTGGATGGCAGCCACGACGCGAAGGAGGGCGAGGTCTTCCAGGCCCTCACCTCGCGAGGGCTGCCACCCGGAGAGGGCGTGCTGGCGGCGCTCTCGGGACAACACGCGTTGGGGCGCGAGCTGGCGGCGGAGCTGCGCGCGGCGGTCCGCGCGGTGACGGAGGGCATCCTGGTGCCCGAGGAGCTGTATGCCATTGCCGAGCGCTACGTGCGCCTGCACCGGGGCCACACGGAGGCGGAGGAGGTGCGGTTTTTCCCCCTGGTGCGGCGGCTGCTCCCGGCGGACGTGATGGAGCGGGTGCGGGCGAAGTTCGCGCGCATCGAGGCCGCTCACGGGCCGCTGGCGGACGCGGCGGATGCGCTGGAGCTGGCCTTCCCCCTGCCGGTGCCCACCGGGCGCCGCCCGGGCCATGTCCGGCCCCCACCCTGGGTCGGGCGATGA
- a CDS encoding RCC1 repeat-containing protein, with the protein MGDGTPYAPRRRRATPARACLGHQRRISAHSPTKFVTPTGQADRRPLIPGVWKSPAPGTRGAQGLSAFGVKPDAREAQPSQEKNSPMRNLWMALLWAVLLTGSSGARAAPPQTQARGPLRGVLANGSHTVALDADGTVWSWGYNASGQLGNGTTRDRPLPAALETIDRVKFIDAGASHTVALREDGTVWAWGLNRMGQLGQPASVSEPTPQQVPGLTDGVAVEAGSNHSLMLREDGTVWSWGSNTTGQLGRTTPTSFDATPVRVPGLTDVVALSAGNDNSLALREDGTVWSWGNNANGQLGRATSTRFDPLPARVPGLTGVVALSAGSGHVLALREDGSVWAWGNNQYLQLGFPNATSSNPTPRQVPALTDAVDVAAGSNFSLVRRADGSVWTWGLDPSVQSPWEGNDIPQRVEGPRHVIALAAGALPLVLDKDGTVWGWGWNTTGALGTGSNLRSTPVRTRDLSKIVSLSAGAYFSLALREDGTVWGWGDNRFAQLSPWLPELRATPSQVMELPKAVAIATGVIHSLAVAEDGTVWGWGDNNDGQFGPQLPTASPVQVEGLSGMVAVTAGPTFSLALRADGTVWGLGRNSSGQLGFPGDFDIHTTPRQVPELTGVVALSAGNAHVLALREDGTVWTWGANLSGQLGVELSVRSRHTPAPVPGLTDVVAISSGREFSLALRSDGTVWAWGYNKTGELGDGTLTSRYTPAPVPGLTDVVGLMGTSYGTALVLRRDGSIWGFGLNTLGMLANTAQLFYSTPVQLPAIAGVKALSAGEQTGFALLEDGTVRAWGSNRYDQIGDGVSSAHRTAVQARLPCRFTAMTSRDHRASEVKHCPAGP; encoded by the coding sequence ATGGGAGATGGGACTCCCTACGCTCCGAGGCGGCGCCGCGCAACGCCCGCGAGGGCCTGTCTGGGGCACCAGCGACGAATCTCGGCACACTCCCCGACAAAATTCGTCACTCCCACCGGGCAGGCAGACAGGCGCCCGCTGATTCCAGGGGTTTGGAAGAGCCCGGCCCCTGGCACGCGAGGTGCTCAGGGCCTGTCGGCCTTCGGCGTCAAACCAGACGCGCGTGAGGCCCAACCCTCTCAGGAGAAGAATTCCCCGATGAGAAACCTGTGGATGGCATTGCTCTGGGCCGTCTTGTTGACCGGCTCCAGCGGCGCGCGGGCAGCACCACCGCAAACCCAGGCGCGCGGCCCTCTCCGAGGCGTCCTCGCGAATGGAAGCCATACCGTGGCGCTGGATGCGGATGGCACCGTCTGGAGCTGGGGCTACAACGCGAGTGGCCAGCTCGGGAACGGAACGACGCGGGACCGTCCCCTGCCGGCCGCGCTCGAGACCATCGATCGGGTGAAGTTCATCGACGCTGGCGCCTCGCACACCGTGGCACTGCGCGAGGATGGCACCGTCTGGGCCTGGGGCCTCAACCGGATGGGCCAGCTCGGGCAGCCCGCCTCCGTCTCCGAGCCCACTCCCCAGCAGGTGCCGGGCCTCACGGACGGAGTGGCCGTCGAGGCCGGCTCCAACCATTCCCTGATGCTGCGGGAGGATGGCACCGTCTGGAGCTGGGGCTCCAACACGACGGGCCAGCTCGGACGGACCACGCCCACGTCTTTCGACGCCACGCCCGTGCGGGTACCGGGCCTCACGGACGTGGTGGCCCTCTCGGCCGGTAACGACAACTCCCTGGCGCTGCGGGAGGACGGCACCGTCTGGAGCTGGGGCAACAACGCGAATGGCCAGCTCGGACGGGCCACGTCCACGCGTTTCGATCCCCTCCCCGCGCGGGTGCCGGGCCTCACGGGCGTGGTGGCCCTCTCGGCCGGCTCCGGGCATGTCCTGGCGCTGCGGGAGGATGGCTCCGTCTGGGCCTGGGGCAACAACCAGTACCTCCAGCTCGGCTTCCCCAACGCCACCTCCTCCAACCCCACACCGCGGCAGGTGCCCGCGCTCACGGACGCGGTGGATGTCGCGGCCGGCTCGAACTTCTCCCTGGTGCGGCGCGCGGACGGCTCCGTCTGGACCTGGGGCCTCGACCCCTCCGTGCAGAGCCCCTGGGAAGGCAATGACATACCTCAGCGGGTGGAAGGGCCCAGGCACGTGATCGCCCTGGCGGCGGGCGCACTGCCCCTGGTGCTGGACAAGGACGGCACCGTCTGGGGTTGGGGCTGGAACACCACCGGCGCGCTCGGCACCGGCTCGAACCTCCGGAGCACGCCGGTGCGGACGCGGGACCTGTCGAAGATCGTGAGCCTGTCGGCCGGCGCCTATTTCTCCCTGGCGCTGCGCGAGGACGGCACCGTCTGGGGCTGGGGCGACAACCGGTTCGCCCAGCTCAGCCCGTGGCTGCCCGAGCTCCGGGCCACTCCGTCGCAGGTGATGGAGCTCCCGAAGGCGGTGGCCATCGCGACCGGTGTCATCCACTCCCTGGCGGTGGCCGAGGACGGCACCGTCTGGGGCTGGGGTGACAACAATGACGGCCAGTTCGGACCCCAGCTCCCCACCGCCAGCCCGGTCCAGGTGGAGGGTCTCTCGGGGATGGTGGCCGTCACGGCCGGCCCCACTTTCTCCCTGGCGCTGCGCGCGGACGGCACCGTCTGGGGCCTGGGCCGCAACTCCAGCGGGCAGCTCGGATTCCCTGGCGACTTCGACATCCACACCACACCGCGACAGGTCCCGGAGCTCACGGGCGTGGTGGCCCTCTCGGCCGGCAACGCCCATGTCCTGGCGCTGCGCGAGGATGGCACCGTCTGGACCTGGGGCGCCAACCTGTCTGGCCAGCTCGGAGTCGAGCTCTCGGTGCGGTCCCGGCACACCCCGGCCCCCGTGCCGGGCCTCACGGACGTGGTGGCGATCTCCTCGGGACGGGAGTTCAGCCTGGCACTGCGGAGCGATGGCACCGTCTGGGCCTGGGGCTACAACAAGACGGGGGAGCTCGGGGATGGCACGCTCACCTCCCGGTACACCCCGGCTCCCGTGCCGGGCCTTACGGACGTGGTGGGCCTCATGGGCACCTCCTACGGCACCGCCCTGGTGCTGCGCCGGGACGGCTCCATCTGGGGCTTCGGCCTCAACACCCTGGGCATGCTCGCCAACACGGCCCAGCTGTTCTACTCCACCCCCGTCCAGCTTCCGGCGATCGCGGGGGTGAAGGCCCTCTCCGCGGGCGAGCAGACCGGCTTCGCCCTGCTCGAGGACGGGACGGTGCGGGCCTGGGGAAGCAATCGGTATGACCAGATCGGCGACGGGGTGTCGAGCGCCCACCGCACCGCGGTCCAGGCACGGCTGCCCTGCCGCTTCACGGCCATGACCTCCCGGGACCACCGCGCCTCGGAAGTGAAGCACTGCCCGGCCGGGCCCTGA
- a CDS encoding DUF5953 family protein: protein MSAEQKSLNVVVYAPALVGDEKRPLAIAQGMERALRGLRLEWTTSEKDGLIALPNRDEGIVTDKANGGFFFLCNDDENHPVTLSGWENPDGLAAGGPPHFQVSVSLPLDAVGIAAAVDVLEAVGDGARAVWGKASLDGYGGVVAQQFRRQGDKPHVPPYGLPSLKRPRDNPAPEIPHYLGWLNYWSAATARAIGFPDPVRDAELLSRARLTATGGWVVWLTDMPLDLDNPAHLDTLKRAYARFPEIGGRSTP, encoded by the coding sequence ATGTCAGCCGAGCAAAAATCCCTTAACGTGGTCGTCTACGCGCCTGCGCTCGTGGGCGACGAGAAGCGACCCCTTGCCATCGCCCAAGGAATGGAGCGCGCGCTTCGCGGCTTGCGGCTGGAGTGGACGACTTCTGAAAAGGACGGCCTTATTGCATTGCCCAACCGCGACGAGGGGATCGTGACGGACAAGGCAAACGGCGGCTTTTTCTTCCTTTGCAACGATGACGAAAATCACCCGGTAACACTCAGTGGGTGGGAGAACCCTGACGGGCTTGCCGCAGGGGGACCGCCGCACTTTCAAGTTTCCGTGAGCCTGCCGCTGGATGCAGTTGGCATTGCCGCGGCCGTAGATGTGCTGGAGGCCGTAGGGGACGGCGCTCGCGCCGTCTGGGGAAAAGCGTCGCTGGATGGCTATGGCGGGGTCGTGGCGCAGCAGTTTCGCCGCCAGGGCGACAAGCCGCATGTGCCGCCCTACGGGTTGCCCTCTCTCAAGCGCCCCCGGGACAATCCTGCGCCTGAGATTCCCCATTACCTCGGGTGGCTGAACTACTGGTCTGCCGCTACCGCACGCGCCATCGGCTTCCCGGACCCGGTCCGCGACGCGGAGCTGCTTTCACGCGCACGGCTTACCGCGACGGGCGGGTGGGTTGTCTGGCTCACCGATATGCCGCTCGACCTGGACAACCCCGCCCACCTGGACACGCTCAAACGGGCCTACGCGCGCTTCCCGGAGATCGGCGGACGCTCCACCCCTTGA